A DNA window from Actinomadura luzonensis contains the following coding sequences:
- a CDS encoding response regulator transcription factor, whose amino-acid sequence MIRVLIAEDMHMIRSALVALLSLEDDMEVVAEIERGDEVLATALRVRPDVAVLDIDMPGLDGLSAAELLAEQLPGCRALVLTGLSQPGNLLRALKVHVRGFIVKDAPAQTLTDGIRRIARGERVIDPELVAAALETGSSPLTARETEVLRVAASGVRTAQIATQLSLSQATVRNYLSNAISKVGARNRIDAIRISRDAGWL is encoded by the coding sequence GTGATCCGCGTGCTGATCGCCGAGGACATGCACATGATCCGGTCCGCACTGGTCGCGCTGCTGTCACTCGAGGACGACATGGAGGTCGTCGCCGAGATCGAGCGCGGCGACGAGGTCCTGGCGACGGCGCTGCGGGTGCGCCCGGACGTCGCCGTCCTCGACATCGACATGCCCGGCCTGGACGGCCTGTCGGCCGCCGAGCTACTGGCCGAGCAGCTACCCGGCTGCCGCGCCCTCGTGCTCACCGGGCTGAGCCAGCCCGGCAATCTCCTGCGCGCGCTGAAGGTCCACGTGCGGGGTTTCATCGTCAAGGACGCACCCGCGCAGACCCTCACCGACGGCATCCGCCGCATCGCCCGCGGCGAACGCGTGATCGACCCCGAACTCGTCGCGGCGGCCCTGGAGACCGGCAGCAGCCCGCTCACCGCCCGGGAGACCGAGGTCCTGCGGGTCGCCGCCAGCGGCGTCCGCACCGCCCAGATCGCCACCCAGCTCTCCCTGTCGCAGGCCACCGTGCGCAACTACCTGTCGAACGCGATCAGCAAGGTGGGCGCCCGCAACCGCATCGACGCCATCCGCATCTCCCGCGACGCCGGCTGGCTCTGA
- a CDS encoding MBL fold metallo-hydrolase: MLLTKFGHACVRVEKDGRRLVIDPGGLTEPQALDGADAVLVTHEHFDHFSEERLRRAAADNPGLRIWADSSVAGQLDGLGTRVTAVGEGAAFGAAGFDVKVHGAWHAVIHPDIPRITNVGFLIDDVLFHPGDALTVPDAAVGTLLLPVHAPWSTTGQLIDYVREVGPRDAYAIHDGALNDVGTTVLGGILGEHGPGTTARYHRLTPGASAQIGDSE; this comes from the coding sequence GTGCTGCTCACCAAGTTCGGCCACGCCTGCGTCCGCGTCGAGAAGGACGGCCGCCGCCTGGTCATCGACCCCGGCGGCCTGACCGAGCCGCAGGCGCTGGACGGCGCCGACGCGGTCCTGGTCACGCATGAGCACTTCGACCACTTCTCCGAGGAGCGGCTGCGCCGGGCCGCCGCGGACAACCCGGGCCTGCGCATCTGGGCCGACTCCTCGGTGGCCGGACAGCTGGACGGCCTCGGCACGCGGGTCACGGCGGTCGGGGAAGGCGCGGCGTTCGGCGCGGCCGGGTTCGACGTGAAGGTCCACGGCGCCTGGCACGCGGTCATCCACCCCGACATCCCCCGCATCACCAACGTCGGTTTCCTCATCGACGACGTCCTGTTCCACCCCGGAGACGCCCTGACCGTCCCCGACGCCGCCGTCGGCACGCTGCTGCTGCCGGTGCACGCCCCCTGGTCCACCACCGGCCAGCTGATCGACTACGTCCGCGAGGTCGGCCCGCGGGACGCCTACGCCATCCACGACGGCGCTCTGAACGACGTCGGCACCACGGTGCTCGGCGGCATCCTGGGCGAGCACGGCCCCGGCACCACGGCCCGCTACCACCGCCTGACGCCGGGTGCGAGCGCGCAGATCGGCGATTCCGAGTAG
- a CDS encoding LacI family DNA-binding transcriptional regulator: MPRARFVPRQAVAATGYVPNRAARSLVTRRTGTIALVVSGAGDEDETGRFPGQVLTDPFFGRVVGGIVGFLRPRGVHPLLMLAETADTRAQVLAHLRQGDADGAVLVSTHADDPLPSLLAEARLPAVLFARPARPVPISYVDVDHRAGAKLAADHLLAQGRHDLVTISGPLDVPAGQARLAGFQDALAVLRHHGRTVPGDVAVVGFDDSSAATACRPPLTTVRHPVEDMAAELARLLLRHIERPDHPPTSVIFEPSLVVRGSA; the protein is encoded by the coding sequence GTGCCGCGCGCCAGGTTCGTCCCGCGGCAGGCCGTCGCCGCCACCGGCTACGTCCCCAACCGGGCGGCCCGCTCGCTCGTCACCCGCCGCACCGGCACCATCGCCCTGGTCGTCTCCGGCGCGGGCGACGAGGACGAGACGGGCCGCTTCCCTGGCCAGGTCCTCACCGACCCGTTCTTCGGGCGCGTCGTCGGCGGCATCGTCGGCTTCCTGCGGCCGCGCGGCGTGCACCCCCTGCTGATGCTGGCCGAGACCGCGGACACCCGCGCCCAGGTGCTCGCCCACCTGCGGCAGGGCGACGCCGACGGGGCCGTGCTGGTCTCCACGCACGCCGACGACCCGCTGCCGTCGCTGCTCGCCGAGGCGCGGCTGCCCGCCGTGCTGTTCGCCCGGCCCGCCCGGCCGGTCCCCATCAGCTACGTCGACGTCGACCACCGGGCCGGGGCCAAGCTCGCCGCCGACCACCTCCTCGCGCAGGGCCGGCACGACCTCGTGACGATCTCCGGCCCGCTGGACGTGCCGGCCGGGCAGGCGCGGCTGGCCGGCTTCCAGGACGCGCTCGCCGTGCTGCGGCACCACGGCCGTACGGTGCCCGGCGACGTCGCCGTGGTCGGCTTCGACGACAGCAGCGCCGCCACCGCCTGCCGCCCCCCGCTCACCACCGTGCGCCACCCCGTCGAGGACATGGCCGCCGAGCTGGCCCGGCTGCTGCTGCGCCACATCGAGCGGCCGGACCACCCGCCGACCTCGGTCATCTTCGAGCCGTCCCTGGTCGTGCGCGGCTCCGCCTGA
- a CDS encoding M23 family metallopeptidase: protein MPSIGEPTWPKTLKTAMTAVLFALPAALLPQQAALARQQDGAALAVTHKSPFNCGKTFYANNWLPDHNPSGSIDWQDYGGDDVNGETVRATAAGTAYFYDAGSTSYGKWIEIRHSDGTRTRYAHLASMVRAAGGSMSVSQGTTIGTVGSTGGSTAPHLHYEQRTSTGAMDTSPTVDGVTVALGQKKAVTSTNGCGGSGNPYTAEEVCGSGYAVIDSAALTGGRTYLLYNSGNGYNCVVTLKSTNLGSASAVSAFLEPQGESRTTDSGSYAYYAGPVRRDAAGQCVRWGGSVGSSSYTSGFEHCG from the coding sequence ATGCCGAGCATCGGCGAGCCGACCTGGCCGAAGACCCTGAAGACCGCGATGACCGCCGTGCTGTTCGCGCTGCCCGCGGCCCTGCTCCCGCAGCAGGCCGCCCTGGCGCGGCAGCAGGACGGCGCGGCCCTCGCCGTGACCCACAAGAGCCCCTTCAACTGCGGCAAGACCTTCTACGCCAACAACTGGTTACCCGACCACAACCCGTCCGGCTCCATCGACTGGCAGGACTACGGCGGCGACGACGTCAACGGCGAGACCGTCCGCGCCACCGCCGCCGGCACCGCCTACTTCTACGACGCGGGCAGCACCAGCTACGGCAAGTGGATCGAGATCCGGCACAGCGACGGCACCCGCACCCGCTACGCCCACCTGGCCAGCATGGTCAGGGCGGCCGGCGGCTCGATGAGCGTCAGCCAGGGCACCACGATCGGCACCGTCGGCTCGACCGGCGGCTCCACCGCCCCCCACCTGCACTACGAGCAGCGCACCTCCACCGGCGCGATGGACACCAGCCCCACCGTGGACGGCGTGACCGTCGCCCTCGGCCAGAAGAAGGCCGTCACCAGCACCAACGGCTGCGGCGGCAGCGGCAACCCCTACACCGCGGAGGAGGTCTGCGGCAGCGGCTACGCGGTCATCGACTCGGCCGCGCTCACCGGCGGGCGCACGTACCTGCTCTACAACTCGGGCAACGGCTACAACTGCGTCGTGACGCTGAAGAGCACGAACCTCGGCTCGGCGTCCGCGGTCTCGGCCTTCCTGGAGCCGCAGGGCGAGAGCAGGACGACCGACTCGGGCAGCTACGCCTACTACGCCGGCCCGGTCCGGCGCGACGCGGCCGGCCAGTGCGTCAGGTGGGGCGGCTCCGTCGGCAGCAGCTCCTACACCAGCGGCTTCGAGCACTGCGGCTGA
- a CDS encoding DUF2264 domain-containing protein yields MELPPEDRSLSPYTGWTRTHWEALADGLLAAVEPYRSADGAAIRLPGRASWSDCDGMEGFARTFLIAAFRVAGGGPAELLEPYRRGFTSGPDSWPAVADRFQPMVEAASLALGLWLTREHLWDTFTDVERRRLGGYLATVFDHEPAPNNWWLFPVTVGGFLAGTGIREEDAWAAVARGLARIEDWYAGDGWYTDGDNRAFDHYNGWALHFYPILYGLLSGTAMPEHERRLSTFLESYSLMFGAQGEPVYLGRSMTYRFATAASLMLGAVTGHTPLSPGATRRLASGAVRRFLGRGALSADGLLTLGWFGPHEATLQPYSGSASPYWAAKAFAGLLAPAGHPLWTDVEEPGPAGIAALPGPALVVTNGDGVARVLNHGIRNGDRGYQAKGGDPLYDRCAYSSHTGPTAAGDVPDNCFQVIGPDVERGALRPGGAGRRGDVAWAASAAGGAESVSVVRGAVEVRVHRVAAGSAVRQTGWALPRAGAEAGERSVTLVSADDGLRSWLSGLHGYDRAGVLAAPEGTAFGGPASVPALEGVAADGWAVCVAVLDDGGRPLEDVRAEVGDVRVDAGGVSVTWADPEAAGVRIEPGAEGVRVGWV; encoded by the coding sequence TTGGAGCTGCCGCCGGAGGATCGATCGCTGAGCCCGTACACGGGCTGGACCAGGACGCACTGGGAGGCCCTGGCCGACGGCCTGCTGGCCGCCGTCGAGCCGTACCGGTCAGCGGACGGCGCGGCGATCCGGCTGCCCGGCCGGGCGAGCTGGTCCGACTGCGACGGCATGGAGGGGTTCGCCAGGACGTTCCTCATCGCGGCCTTCCGCGTGGCCGGGGGCGGGCCCGCCGAGCTGCTGGAGCCGTACCGGCGCGGGTTCACCAGCGGGCCGGACAGCTGGCCGGCCGTGGCCGACCGGTTCCAGCCGATGGTGGAGGCGGCGTCCCTGGCGCTGGGGCTCTGGCTGACCCGCGAGCACCTGTGGGACACCTTCACCGACGTCGAACGGCGGCGGCTCGGCGGCTACCTGGCCACGGTGTTCGACCACGAGCCCGCGCCGAACAACTGGTGGCTGTTCCCCGTCACCGTCGGCGGCTTCCTGGCCGGGACCGGCATCCGCGAGGAGGACGCGTGGGCCGCCGTCGCGCGCGGGCTCGCCCGCATCGAGGACTGGTACGCCGGGGACGGCTGGTACACCGACGGCGACAACCGGGCCTTCGACCACTACAACGGGTGGGCCCTGCACTTCTACCCCATCCTGTACGGCCTGCTGTCCGGGACGGCGATGCCCGAGCACGAGCGCCGGCTGAGCACGTTCCTGGAGAGCTACTCGCTGATGTTCGGCGCGCAGGGCGAACCGGTCTATCTGGGACGCTCAATGACCTATCGCTTCGCCACGGCCGCCTCCCTGATGCTGGGCGCGGTCACCGGGCACACCCCGCTCTCACCAGGGGCGACGCGGCGGCTGGCGTCCGGGGCGGTGCGGCGGTTCCTCGGACGCGGGGCGCTGTCGGCGGACGGCCTGCTGACGCTCGGCTGGTTCGGGCCGCACGAGGCGACGTTGCAGCCGTACTCGGGCTCGGCCTCGCCGTACTGGGCGGCCAAGGCGTTCGCCGGGCTGCTCGCGCCCGCCGGCCATCCGCTCTGGACGGACGTCGAGGAGCCGGGACCGGCCGGGATCGCGGCCCTGCCGGGACCGGCGCTGGTGGTGACGAACGGCGACGGGGTGGCGCGGGTCCTCAACCACGGCATCAGGAACGGCGACCGCGGCTATCAGGCGAAAGGCGGCGATCCGCTCTACGACCGGTGCGCCTACTCCAGCCACACCGGGCCCACGGCGGCGGGCGACGTGCCGGACAACTGCTTCCAGGTCATCGGCCCGGACGTGGAGCGTGGCGCGCTGCGGCCGGGCGGCGCGGGGCGGCGGGGCGACGTCGCCTGGGCCGCGTCGGCGGCCGGCGGGGCCGAGAGCGTGAGCGTGGTGCGGGGCGCGGTGGAGGTGCGGGTGCATCGGGTCGCGGCCGGGTCGGCGGTGCGGCAGACGGGGTGGGCGCTCCCCCGCGCCGGCGCCGAGGCCGGTGAGCGGTCGGTCACGCTGGTGTCCGCTGACGACGGTCTGCGCTCCTGGTTGAGCGGGCTGCACGGTTACGACAGGGCCGGCGTCCTCGCCGCTCCCGAGGGGACGGCCTTCGGCGGGCCGGCGAGTGTGCCCGCGCTTGAGGGGGTCGCCGCCGACGGGTGGGCGGTGTGCGTGGCCGTACTCGACGACGGTGGGCGTCCGCTGGAGGACGTGCGGGCGGAGGTCGGTGACGTGCGGGTCGACGCGGGCGGGGTGAGTGTGACCTGGGCGGATCCGGAGGCGGCGGGCGTCCGGATCGAGCCCGGAGCCGAGGGTGTGCGCGTCGGGTGGGTGTGA
- a CDS encoding sensor histidine kinase, giving the protein MSPSIPPPWVLRHPHWPLIALHVPLTLQVPVYTILGMDGPPGDPLVAILLAALAGAIQLRHSLAAARGERPAGWPLTLTAIILIADVPIWWLGSNWEGFGIFALASSVVLLRGRLMPAVAVVQLLINAAREMLVTVQADDWTVPQLLLMGLYAVIATSLYAAALVGGARLALLVTELDATRAELAATAVGEERIRVSRDLHDLLGQSLSAIALKGDLALRLLINDTEAARAEIESLTGVARDALRDVRAITRDEHAVSLRTEIDGAAALLHAAGVETRLDVADLPPLTGPAQDALAWAIREGTTNLLRHSDARTCAIILSRDDGKVHLEIVNDGVRALTDDPTPARPAPGRPTPAHLSSAQLTAAASAGSTSNGSSSAGTVDPSPGGGNRHGTASDGAGRAVVGHGSGLSGVAERVRAVSGSSAATVRDGRFRLSVEVPEEAV; this is encoded by the coding sequence ATGAGCCCGTCGATCCCGCCCCCGTGGGTGCTGCGCCACCCGCACTGGCCGCTGATCGCCCTGCACGTCCCGCTGACCCTCCAGGTGCCGGTCTACACGATCCTCGGCATGGACGGCCCGCCCGGCGATCCGCTCGTCGCGATCCTGCTGGCGGCCCTGGCCGGCGCGATCCAGCTCCGGCACAGCCTCGCCGCCGCCCGGGGCGAGCGTCCGGCCGGGTGGCCCCTGACCCTGACCGCGATCATCCTCATCGCGGACGTGCCGATCTGGTGGCTCGGCTCCAACTGGGAGGGCTTCGGCATCTTCGCCCTGGCCTCTTCGGTGGTGCTGCTGCGCGGGCGGCTGATGCCGGCCGTCGCCGTCGTCCAACTGCTGATCAACGCCGCGCGGGAGATGCTCGTGACGGTGCAGGCGGACGACTGGACGGTCCCGCAGCTGTTGCTCATGGGCCTGTACGCCGTCATCGCCACCAGTCTGTACGCGGCCGCTCTGGTCGGGGGCGCCCGGCTCGCCCTGCTGGTGACCGAGCTCGACGCCACCCGCGCCGAGCTCGCCGCCACGGCGGTCGGCGAGGAGCGCATCAGGGTCTCGCGCGACCTGCACGACCTGCTCGGCCAGAGCCTGTCGGCCATCGCGCTCAAAGGCGACCTCGCGCTGCGGCTGCTGATCAACGACACCGAGGCCGCCCGCGCCGAGATCGAGAGCCTCACCGGCGTGGCCCGCGACGCCCTGCGCGACGTACGCGCGATCACCCGCGACGAGCACGCCGTGTCGCTGCGCACCGAGATCGACGGCGCCGCGGCCCTGCTCCACGCCGCCGGGGTCGAGACCCGCCTCGACGTGGCCGACCTGCCGCCGCTGACGGGCCCCGCCCAGGACGCGCTGGCCTGGGCCATCCGCGAGGGCACCACCAACCTGCTGCGCCACAGCGACGCCCGCACCTGCGCCATCATCCTGTCCCGCGACGACGGCAAGGTGCACCTGGAGATCGTCAACGACGGCGTCCGCGCCCTCACGGACGACCCGACCCCGGCCCGCCCGGCCCCTGGACGACCGACCCCAGCTCACTTGAGCTCAGCGCAATTGACCGCTGCGGCGTCGGCTGGATCAACCTCGAACGGGTCGAGCTCGGCCGGCACCGTCGATCCGAGCCCCGGCGGCGGCAACCGCCATGGCACTGCGAGCGACGGCGCAGGGCGAGCCGTCGTCGGCCACGGGTCAGGCCTGTCCGGGGTGGCCGAACGGGTCCGGGCCGTGTCCGGCTCGTCGGCCGCCACCGTCCGCGACGGCCGGTTCCGGCTGTCGGTCGAGGTCCCTGAGGAGGCAGTGTGA
- a CDS encoding MEDS domain-containing protein, translated as MKPHDHIGWVFTGPDGFAALAEPFLAEGAARNERLMYVCADPGADVAARLDDRLGPGVVRVASIAEVYGPSGVVDAAAQHATFATALAQAQADGYSGIRVAADNTPLVADEERLAAWLRWEVVADRFMSEHPVTGLCAFDREQADVDRLRHLATFHPLSSAGSPAPQYRMFAEAGHLRIEGQIDSFAIGQLQLALDVLPPDTGVLIDLATAGFTSRVPQTRLRRLADAGVTVTLRGLPAGPGGLPAAEVPLGEQLLLQRPAPG; from the coding sequence ATGAAGCCGCACGACCACATCGGGTGGGTGTTCACCGGTCCTGACGGTTTCGCCGCGCTCGCGGAGCCGTTCCTGGCCGAGGGGGCGGCCAGGAACGAGCGGCTGATGTACGTCTGCGCCGACCCCGGCGCGGACGTCGCGGCCCGGCTGGACGACCGGCTCGGCCCGGGCGTCGTGCGGGTGGCGAGCATCGCCGAGGTGTACGGGCCGTCCGGCGTGGTGGACGCGGCGGCCCAGCACGCCACCTTCGCCACCGCACTGGCGCAGGCGCAGGCCGACGGCTACAGCGGCATCAGGGTGGCGGCCGACAACACGCCGCTCGTCGCCGACGAGGAGCGGCTGGCGGCGTGGCTGCGGTGGGAGGTCGTGGCCGACCGGTTCATGTCGGAGCACCCGGTGACCGGCCTGTGCGCGTTCGACCGGGAGCAGGCGGACGTGGACCGGCTCCGGCACCTGGCCACGTTCCACCCGCTGTCCTCGGCGGGCAGCCCGGCGCCGCAGTACCGCATGTTCGCCGAGGCCGGGCACCTGCGCATCGAGGGCCAGATCGACTCCTTCGCCATCGGCCAGCTCCAGCTCGCCCTGGACGTCCTGCCGCCGGACACCGGCGTGCTGATCGACCTGGCGACCGCGGGGTTCACCAGCCGCGTGCCGCAGACCCGGCTGCGGCGCCTGGCCGACGCCGGCGTGACGGTCACCCTGCGGGGCCTGCCGGCCGGTCCCGGCGGGCTGCCGGCCGCCGAGGTGCCGCTCGGCGAGCAGCTTCTCCTCCAGCGGCCCGCGCCCGGCTGA
- a CDS encoding MarR family winged helix-turn-helix transcriptional regulator, translating to MDEDALAEELRQSIGELVRAVRVVDTMPPGEAAALGFLDRLGPMTTADLAHRRRVTHQSAAKSVKELLNAGLVRTEPHPGDGRKLLLHITGDGRARLQRERDRRAGTLDAAIRDVFTPEEREQLRACVPLLSRLTAHLTGD from the coding sequence ATGGACGAAGATGCGCTGGCGGAGGAGCTGCGGCAGTCGATCGGGGAGCTGGTCCGGGCGGTGCGGGTCGTGGACACCATGCCTCCGGGGGAGGCGGCCGCCCTCGGCTTCCTCGACCGCCTCGGCCCCATGACCACGGCCGACCTCGCCCACCGCCGCAGGGTCACCCACCAGTCGGCGGCCAAGTCCGTCAAAGAGCTGCTCAACGCCGGTCTGGTGCGTACCGAGCCCCATCCCGGCGACGGCCGCAAACTCCTGCTGCACATCACTGGCGACGGGCGCGCCCGCCTGCAGCGCGAACGCGACCGGCGCGCCGGCACCCTGGACGCCGCCATCCGGGACGTCTTCACCCCTGAAGAGCGGGAGCAACTACGCGCCTGCGTCCCCCTGCTCTCCCGCCTGACCGCGCACCTGACCGGAGACTGA